gagtgagagaggagagagagggagggaatgagtgagagaggagagggaaaagagagagaagagagaaagagagatcacTGGCTAGAGAGCAGGAGAAAAAGGCCTAGAGCTGGGGGTTGAAgtggaaaaaggagagaaaggtggAGCAAATTGCATTTTGCTGATGCTGTCTATCAGGCCCTGTGGGGGGGGGTACGGTGGGAGGGGGTCTTGGACCTTTATACCTGCCAGCTGGCAGGCTCTGCTCCAGTATGTACCACCATGCCCCACCCCAAGTGCCAGGCTCCACCTCTTTATACTTAATTAATACTTAATTGTTATTATAGGGGGGAGTGGCCCAGTCCAGGGAGCATGGTCCAGTCCAATTGTTTTTACAGGAGAGAGTTATTACTCCTTAAAGAAACATTGATAGTGATCCCCTTAAGTACATGCAATTAACACCCATGAGAGGATGGGATACTCTGTGCTTGGAGGCCCTGACCCAGAGCCTTCCACAGATGTTGCCCTTCAAGAGGGCCATCCCAGGCAGCCTGAATGAGGGGATGGTCATCTACATCGAGGGTGTGATCAACAACGACATGAATTGGTGAGGGATTCTTCACTTTGGTGAGACTCCTCAGCCCCAGAATTCCTGGaaggactcccccccccccccccgccaaagaAAACTAATCAGTCAGCATGAAAAGCCAGCTAAGTGGGTCCTAAGCTGTATCTTATGGTGAATTTTAGGGAGTAGAAAGTGTTGGTGCAAAGACCAAGTGTTGTGGTAACTACCTATGAAGACCTCGGGGTTCTCTATTGAGGAGAAGGTGCTCTGATTTTGTCAGTCATCCATCCTCTGTGCATGGGGTAGGGTGCCATGGCCAGAGAGGAGTCAGGGAGTCCTGAGCTATGAGAGTTTTGGGTTGTGGAACatagatggctttttttttttgttttgttttttttgggccacacccggcggtgctcatgggttactcctggctgtctgctcagaaatagctcctggcaggcatgggggaccatatgggacaccgggattcgaaccaaccacctttggttttgtattggctgcttgcaaggcaaacaccgctgtgctatctctccgggccctagatggCTTCTTGGAGCTCTGCCCCAGGCCTTTAACCTTGGCTTGGAGACTTGGGTAACTGACCCTCTATCTTCCCTAGGTTCGAGGTGGACTTTGCCTTGGGACCTGAACCGGAAGCTGATATCGCCTTCCACTTCAACCTTCACTTTGATAGCAGGAATAAGATGGTCTTCAACTCAAAGCAGTCAGGCCAGTGGGGCAAAGAGCAGACAAAAATCAGCTCACCCTTCAAAGAGGGAGAATACTTCCAGCTGCTGGTGATGGTCCTACAGGATTACTACATGGTCAGAGCTTGGCCAACAGCCCCTTTCCTTCAATCCCTTCTTTTGttgcttacatttattttatttcattgttttttggaGGGTCCCTTCCTTCTGGTGCTGGGTGACCATTAGGTCCAGAGAATCAAACTTAGGATACCAGCAAACAGCATGAGCTCTGGTCCTGAAAATATCTCTCCATCCTCatttggttaaatttttttcttcctgtcccTTTGTGGCTCTGATATTTGGGGTTGCCCTAAATTGAAGTGTACACAAATGATAGTCATTTTGGGGATGGGATGAAGATCCAAGCCAGAACCTTATATACACAAGCATATACTCTAGTGCTGAACCACAATCCAGCCCTGTCCCCAGCCCCCCACATTTTCCAGAAAATATTCTTAGAGGATTGTGAAGCATCCTGAGTCATAGAGTCTATGTTAGAACTAGACCCCAGGGCTAGAGACAGTGTACAGAAGGGAAGGCACCGGCCTTCTTGGGACTGTAGCTGTGCAAATCCCAGCAGCATATactgtccctgagcacagaatgagtAGTAGCTCCTAAGCACAGGGCTGTGGGGTCCTCTCCCTCATCCCTAAAAACAAGAGGACCTAGTCCTGAAAATTCAGACAGACAGGAATTCTTCCTGATGTATATCTAACTGTGCATTCTATGGGCTTTCATATGCCCCTTCTGAGCTGTTCCACTTTGGATGTCCAGTTAGAACTCAGACTTCAGACATACAGAGCATGTGTTCTTCCCTCCATCACCTCCCCACCACCCATAGGAGCTGAGCCTTGACATTGTATGGACTTTAGTTAGCCCTGTAGACTCAAGGCTCTGACTCTGGGTCCACAGCATAACTTTTCCCATGATCCTTCCTGATAATGTTCCCTATACTTtactccctattttttttatcttcctaaGGTCACGTGATCTCCATGACTTTGTACTTGTCCTCCAGGTGAAAGTGATAGGAAATCCTTCCTATGAGTTTGGGCACCAGATGCCCTTCCAGAAGGTCACCCACCTGCATGTACAGGGTGACGTGAGCGTCCATTCCATTCACTTCATTGACTGCAGTTCTACCCCCATCCAGGTGGGCAGTTTCTCTCATTGGTTATATActgtctttcctttcctttcattggCTGATTTACCGAGAAGGATTTGTGGATCCTGAACCAGTCCTAGAAAAGCCTGCTGCCCCCcaaatatcctaacaatgagaatgtatgagggaaatagaaagcctgtctagagtacaggtggggggagggtggggaggagggatatttgggacattggtagtgggaatgttgcactggtgatggggaggtgtcctcttatatgactgaaactcaaccacaatcatttttgtaaccaaggtgtttaaataaaatgtcattaaaaataaataaaaaataaaaagatggcaaGAGGAGTGGGGAAGCATTAGGAGGGCTGGAGGCAGACAAAGGGGTTCATGCAGCAGGTGAGCTGAGAGAGGTAgatagagtcagagagatagactaagagagagagatggggagagagagatagagaggtagGGAGAGGCTGAGATCTGGAATTACAATCTCAGAGAATGAAGCAGAGTGACtgggtttttaaaatttatttattcatttatttatttatttttggtttttggggtacacctggtgatgcttagaagttacttctggctatgcactcagaaatcactcctggtttgggggaccaaggaatcgaaccatggtccatcctaggttagtgcatgccatgcaaacaccctaccacttgcgccactgctccggcaccCTGACTGGGGGTTTCAAAAAGGAGTGACGGGTGCCAAGAATTCCCAGGTGCATAGTGGTTAGTAGCAGAATGAGAGGAAAATTGAGTTTAGAGAAGTGGTGAGCAGGGGTTCCAAGAGGGGGTAAATATAAGAGGAGAGGAGATTCTTGAAGGCCCAGGCACAGCAGGAAAACACAGATAGGGTAAGAATATTGGGTCCTTTTATGGTTGTACCTGGGTCACCCCCAGCCAAGTTCAGGGACtctttctgattctgtgctctgaGGTCACTCCTTGGACTGTGACACCTCAtgcatctgaggcctgtgctcaGCCTGTTGAGTTTGATCTCGGCCCTTAGAACAGTCCAAGTCTAAAGGAGTGGGCTACACTGAGAGGGCTCAAAGGGATGGAGACAGGCTATGTGCAGGAGGCTGGTTCCCCCTCAGCATCACATGATCCCCCGAGTATAGCAGAATCAGAAGTGGTTCCCAGTAcatcttcaggtgtggccccaaatgaaaacaataaatgaagggAGTCACTCATTGTTTATTATTTGCTCATTGGAGATCCCTAATGGGGTGGGTCCTTGACTAATGACCTGCAGTTGTCTGAGTATATGGGACAGTAGAGTTGGGGCTATCCTGGAGGGCATCTATCATGTCATCCAGCTATAAGTTCAGTGTATCCCTCATggcctccttttatttctttttcacggcctctttttttccctctgtgtCCACAAAGCATGTGGTTATCCCTGTGTATCCCATACATTTTTGATGTGGGGTGATGTATTTCTCTTTGATGTGGGATTCAATGCCTGAGAATACTAATTcccctcatgattttttttttctctgtttctcttgtaGGACGCTGCTGCAAGAAGCAACCTGCTTACCTGTAACCCGCCAGTAAGTAGAGGGTCATGGACAATGGGGGTCTGGGGTAGGAATGTGGGCTTCATGACCAGCTCTAAGTGGTGCCCACCAGCACCCTGAGAAATGCTGGCATGTAGATATCTGGTGTAAATATTTGCTGACTGTtctactctctctcttttccttgacAGCAAATGGAGTCACTCCCAGACTTCAACCTGGTAAAAAGCTCCTGGGGACCAGGTTGTGTGAGTGGTGGTCCAGTAGTAGGCAGAAACTGATGGAAGGTGGGGAGCCCTGTTTGGGGGTGCTCTGAGAGGGCGAAGATGTAGTATGGActgagggagaggggaagaagaagaagggctaGGAGGCTCCATAGAGCCATGGGTACTCCAGTCTGGTGTCTTGTGATTCCAACATAAAGGGGCCCCATGTTCTTACCCACAGCCAGTGCCATATGTGGTGAATCTGAAAGAAGGCCTGACCATAAATAGAACCTTCATCATCAAGGGCTTTATCCAGAACTCAGCTTACAGGTACAGTCCCACATGGAGCCTTCACTCCCAGAGTCCAGTTACCAGGCTTCTCCTTTCTTGGGGAGCATGTGCTGACCCACAACTTCCACTCTGCCTCCAGATTTGCCATCAACTTCAATATGGGAGAAACGGGGGACATAGCCCTGCACATCAACCCCCGTATCAAAGAGGGTGTTCTGGTGAGGAACAGTTTCCAAAATGGCAGATGGGAAACTGAGGAAAGGCACATCTCCAAAAATCCCTTTGGGCCAGGAAAGTCCTTTGACGTGAGTCCTACTCTCCTCCTCTGTCCCTGCAAATGCTGCATGTCCctcaaactcacacacacacacacacacacacactcacacacacatacccgcCCTTCTCCTACAGTTGTCCATCCTCATCCACACCGATTGCTACGAGGTGCGTAACTATGGCAAGCTCGTCTTTCACTTCCAACATCGAGTGGAAAATTTCACCAAGATCAACTTACTGGAGATCACGGGGGATGTCTTATTGTCCTACGTCCAGGTCTGAGTTGCATCTGGGGAAACCAGAAAGGGACATCACCCCAGGACTTGCACTTAAGCCATCAATCAAATGTCCGAGGGTGTCTTAGCAAATATGTGtgtctgcttctttctttttttttcaattaatcctttatttcttcatttattcttttttaaattatatttctttaaacaccgagattacaaatatgattgtagttgtatgattagagTCATGtaaaacaacccccttcaccagtgcaagattcccaccaccagtttcccagatctccctcctccccatcccacccaaacctgtactcgagacagactttctatttccctcattcatttacattgttatgatagttttcagtgtagttatttctctaactgcactcatcactctatg
This window of the Suncus etruscus isolate mSunEtr1 chromosome 14, mSunEtr1.pri.cur, whole genome shotgun sequence genome carries:
- the LOC126028509 gene encoding galectin-4-like, producing the protein MLPFKRAIPGSLNEGMVIYIEGVINNDMNWFEVDFALGPEPEADIAFHFNLHFDSRNKMVFNSKQSGQWGKEQTKISSPFKEGEYFQLLVMVLQDYYMVKVIGNPSYEFGHQMPFQKVTHLHVQGDVSVHSIHFIDCSSTPIQDAAARSNLLTCNPPPVPYVVNLKEGLTINRTFIIKGFIQNSAYRFAINFNMGETGDIALHINPRIKEGVLLSILIHTDCYEVRNYGKLVFHFQHRVENFTKINLLEITGDVLLSYVQV